The proteins below are encoded in one region of Streptomyces sp. NBC_00490:
- a CDS encoding Gfo/Idh/MocA family protein, translating to MTETAEPLGVAVVGAGYWGPNLVRNFQASERFRLRWLCDLDVERAQRVLGGYSTVQPTADYAAVLADPSVDAIAVATPAGTHLDIALAALRAGKHVLVEKPLAATYADGLRLVTEAEERGLTLMCDHTYCYTPAVGRIRELVRSGELGEIHFVDSVRINLGLVQKDIDVLWDLAPHDLSILDFILPDTVVPVAVAAHGADPIGAGQACVAYLTLTLSTGAIAHVHVNWLSPTKVRTTMVGGSKRTLVWDDLNPAQRVAIFDRGVDLASPQEIGVDERRDMLISYRSGDMVAPAIGEKEALRSMVDEFGDAIRQRRAPLTDGRAGLRVLDILEAASRSLEFRGAVVGLRTGH from the coding sequence GTGACCGAGACCGCGGAGCCGTTGGGAGTCGCAGTCGTCGGGGCCGGCTACTGGGGTCCCAACCTTGTCCGTAACTTCCAGGCCAGCGAACGCTTCAGGCTGCGCTGGCTGTGCGACCTCGACGTGGAGCGGGCCCAGCGGGTCCTCGGCGGCTACTCGACGGTGCAGCCCACCGCGGACTACGCGGCCGTCCTTGCCGACCCCTCCGTCGACGCCATCGCCGTGGCCACACCCGCCGGCACCCACCTCGACATCGCCCTGGCCGCCCTGCGCGCCGGAAAGCACGTCCTCGTGGAGAAGCCCCTCGCGGCGACCTACGCCGACGGGCTGCGCCTGGTGACCGAGGCGGAGGAGCGCGGGCTCACCCTGATGTGCGACCACACCTACTGCTACACACCCGCGGTGGGCCGCATCCGGGAACTGGTCCGCTCCGGCGAACTCGGCGAGATCCACTTCGTCGACTCGGTCCGGATCAACCTGGGCCTCGTGCAGAAGGACATCGACGTCCTGTGGGACCTGGCCCCGCACGACCTGTCGATCCTGGACTTCATCCTCCCCGACACCGTCGTGCCGGTCGCCGTCGCCGCCCACGGGGCCGACCCGATCGGCGCCGGACAGGCCTGCGTGGCCTATCTGACGCTCACGCTCAGCACGGGTGCCATCGCCCACGTGCACGTCAACTGGCTGTCGCCGACCAAGGTGCGGACCACCATGGTGGGCGGCTCCAAGCGCACCCTCGTGTGGGACGACCTCAACCCGGCCCAGCGCGTGGCGATCTTCGACCGGGGCGTGGACCTGGCCTCGCCCCAGGAGATCGGCGTGGACGAACGCCGGGACATGCTCATCTCGTACCGCTCCGGCGACATGGTCGCCCCCGCCATCGGCGAGAAGGAGGCGCTGCGCAGCATGGTCGACGAGTTCGGCGACGCGATCCGGCAGCGCCGGGCGCCGCTGACCGACGGCCGGGCCGGCCTCAGGGTGCTGGACATCCTCGAAGCGGCCTCCCGCAGCCTGGAGTTCCGCGGTGCGGTCGTCGGCCTGCGTACCGGCCACTGA
- a CDS encoding DegT/DnrJ/EryC1/StrS family aminotransferase, with amino-acid sequence MNQIPLVDLKAAHEDVADEVRAGFERVLANTAFIGGDEVRGFEREYADFGSVAHCVGVANGTDALELALRVSGVGPGDEVVVPANTFIATAGAVARTGATPVLADCLPDTYLLDPQAALDAVGPATRAVVPVHLYGQMADVTALSDRLPGHVRIVEDAAQCQGATRDGRSPGSGLIAATSFYPGKNLGAYGDAGAVLTDDGEQADLVRAIANHGGVAKYRHDVPGFNSRLDGLQAVVLRAKLARLADGNAARRAAAARYDTLLADLAAAGRVVLPTTDTGNVHVWHLYVVQVAGADRDDIVGKLNAEGIGAGVHYPAPVHLTPAYRHLGHARGDFPHAEQTADRILSLPLHPHLTADQQQRVVDTLAHALRG; translated from the coding sequence ATGAACCAGATTCCGCTGGTCGACCTCAAGGCGGCCCACGAGGACGTCGCCGACGAGGTACGGGCCGGATTCGAACGGGTCCTGGCCAACACCGCGTTCATCGGCGGCGACGAGGTCCGCGGCTTCGAGCGCGAGTACGCCGACTTCGGCTCGGTCGCGCACTGCGTGGGTGTCGCCAACGGCACCGACGCCCTCGAACTCGCCCTGCGCGTCAGCGGGGTAGGGCCCGGCGACGAGGTCGTCGTCCCCGCCAACACCTTCATCGCCACCGCCGGTGCGGTGGCCAGAACAGGCGCGACGCCGGTCCTCGCGGACTGCCTGCCCGACACCTATCTGCTCGACCCCCAGGCGGCACTGGACGCGGTCGGCCCGGCCACCCGTGCGGTGGTACCCGTGCACCTCTACGGTCAGATGGCCGACGTGACGGCCCTGTCCGACCGACTCCCCGGCCATGTACGGATCGTGGAGGACGCCGCCCAGTGCCAGGGTGCCACCCGCGACGGCCGGTCACCGGGCAGCGGCCTGATCGCGGCGACCAGCTTCTACCCGGGCAAGAACCTCGGCGCCTACGGCGACGCGGGCGCGGTGCTGACCGACGACGGCGAACAGGCCGACCTGGTGCGGGCGATCGCGAACCACGGCGGCGTCGCCAAGTACCGCCACGACGTCCCGGGGTTCAACAGCCGGCTGGACGGGCTCCAGGCCGTCGTCCTGCGGGCGAAGCTCGCCCGGCTGGCGGACGGCAACGCCGCCCGACGGGCGGCCGCGGCCCGCTACGACACGCTCCTCGCCGACCTGGCGGCCGCCGGCCGGGTCGTGCTCCCGACGACGGACACGGGCAACGTCCACGTCTGGCACCTGTACGTCGTCCAGGTCGCCGGCGCCGACCGCGACGACATCGTCGGCAAGCTCAACGCCGAGGGCATCGGTGCCGGAGTGCACTATCCCGCCCCGGTCCACCTCACACCGGCGTACCGCCATCTCGGCCACGCCCGGGGCGACTTCCCGCACGCCGAACAGACGGCGGACCGGATCCTGTCGCTTCCGCTCCACCCGCACCTCACCGCCGACCAGCAGCAACGCGTCGTGGACACCCTCGCCCACGCCCTGCGCGGCTGA
- a CDS encoding SDR family NAD(P)-dependent oxidoreductase — translation MQLSSVRGKKILVTGGAGTIGSNLVDLLAEGGAREIVVLDNFVRGRRANLAQALPSGVVEVVEGDIRDIDTVKKVTEGADLVFHLAAIRITQCAEEPRLANEVLVDGTFNVLEAAAAAGVTKVVASSSASVYGMAETFPTTERHHAYNNDTFYGAAKAFNEGMLRSFHAMYGLDYVALRYFNVYGPRMDIHGLYTEVLIRWMERIESGEPPLILGDGTQTMDFVDVRDIARANVLAAESDLTDEVFNVASGTETSLRELADGLLEAMGASGLEPVHGPARAVNGVSRRLADTSRAAERLGFTAQIDLRTGLKDLVAWWRAEREAAK, via the coding sequence GTGCAGTTGAGCAGCGTACGAGGCAAGAAGATCCTGGTCACCGGGGGAGCGGGCACCATCGGCTCCAACCTCGTCGACCTCCTGGCCGAAGGCGGCGCCCGCGAGATCGTGGTGCTGGACAACTTCGTGCGCGGACGGCGGGCCAACCTCGCCCAGGCCCTTCCCAGCGGTGTCGTGGAGGTCGTCGAGGGCGACATCCGGGACATCGACACCGTGAAGAAGGTCACCGAGGGCGCCGACCTGGTGTTCCACCTCGCCGCGATCCGCATCACCCAGTGCGCGGAGGAGCCCCGGCTCGCCAACGAGGTGCTGGTCGACGGCACGTTCAACGTCCTGGAGGCGGCGGCCGCGGCCGGCGTCACCAAGGTCGTCGCCTCGTCGTCGGCGTCCGTCTACGGCATGGCCGAGACCTTCCCGACGACCGAGCGCCACCACGCGTACAACAACGACACGTTCTACGGCGCGGCCAAGGCCTTCAACGAGGGCATGCTGCGCAGCTTCCACGCCATGTACGGCCTGGACTACGTGGCGCTGCGCTACTTCAACGTCTACGGCCCGCGGATGGACATCCACGGCCTCTACACCGAGGTGCTCATCCGCTGGATGGAGCGCATCGAGTCGGGCGAGCCACCGCTGATCCTCGGCGACGGCACCCAGACCATGGACTTCGTCGACGTCCGCGACATCGCCAGAGCCAATGTGCTCGCCGCCGAGTCGGATCTCACCGACGAGGTGTTCAACGTCGCGTCCGGTACGGAGACCTCGCTGCGCGAACTCGCCGACGGGCTGCTGGAGGCGATGGGAGCGTCCGGTCTGGAGCCGGTGCACGGGCCCGCCCGCGCCGTCAACGGGGTGAGCCGGCGCCTCGCGGACACCTCGCGGGCCGCCGAGCGGCTCGGGTTCACGGCGCAGATCGATCTGCGGACGGGACTCAAGGACCTGGTGGCGTGGTGGCGCGCGGAGCGGGAGGCGGCCAAGTGA
- a CDS encoding DegT/DnrJ/EryC1/StrS family aminotransferase yields MSTDRIPVMIPWLGEEEAKAASDAVLSGWVAQGPRVAAFERAFAERVGAEHAVAVSSCTTALHLALVALGLGPGDEVVVPSLSFIATANAVRYVGAEPVFADVDLATGNLTPATVDAVRTPRTKAVLAVHQGGVPADVHSLRAACADWDLPLVEDAACAIGSTVGGKPVGHGALIAAWSFHPRKLVTTGEGGMVTTDDAEWAARLRRLREHGMNASAADRHASNKPVLESYLEVGYNYRMTDVQAAIGLVQLGKLDAMIARRRELAARYDELLRDVTGLTPVRDPAHGQSNFQSYWVLLDGEFPVGRDDLLAALAAAGVSARRGIMASHLEPAYAGHPGAPLPVTERITRDSLILPLFHTMTEAQQDRVVAALREQARR; encoded by the coding sequence GTGAGCACCGACCGCATCCCCGTGATGATCCCCTGGCTCGGCGAGGAGGAGGCCAAGGCGGCCTCCGACGCGGTGCTGTCCGGATGGGTCGCCCAGGGCCCCCGGGTCGCCGCGTTCGAGCGGGCCTTCGCGGAGCGGGTGGGCGCCGAGCACGCCGTCGCGGTCAGCTCGTGCACCACCGCCCTGCACCTGGCGCTCGTCGCCCTCGGCCTCGGCCCGGGCGACGAGGTCGTGGTGCCCTCGCTGTCGTTCATCGCCACCGCCAACGCCGTACGGTACGTCGGCGCCGAGCCGGTGTTCGCGGACGTCGACCTGGCCACCGGCAACCTCACCCCGGCCACCGTCGACGCGGTCCGCACCCCTCGTACCAAGGCCGTCCTCGCCGTCCACCAGGGCGGCGTACCCGCCGACGTGCACAGCCTGCGCGCCGCCTGCGCCGACTGGGACCTGCCCCTCGTGGAGGACGCGGCCTGCGCCATCGGCTCCACCGTCGGCGGCAAGCCCGTCGGACACGGCGCGCTGATCGCCGCGTGGTCCTTCCACCCCCGCAAGCTCGTCACCACCGGTGAGGGCGGCATGGTCACCACCGACGACGCCGAGTGGGCGGCACGGCTGCGCCGGCTGCGCGAGCACGGCATGAACGCCTCCGCGGCGGACCGCCATGCGAGCAACAAACCCGTCCTGGAGAGCTACCTCGAGGTCGGCTACAACTACCGGATGACGGACGTCCAGGCCGCGATCGGTCTGGTCCAGCTCGGCAAGCTCGACGCGATGATCGCGCGCCGCCGCGAACTGGCGGCCCGCTACGACGAGTTGCTGCGGGACGTCACCGGCCTCACCCCGGTGCGCGACCCCGCGCACGGGCAGAGCAACTTCCAGTCCTACTGGGTGCTGCTGGACGGGGAGTTCCCCGTCGGCCGGGACGACCTGCTCGCCGCGCTCGCCGCGGCCGGTGTCTCCGCCCGGCGCGGGATCATGGCCTCGCACCTCGAACCCGCCTACGCGGGCCACCCCGGCGCACCGCTGCCGGTCACCGAGCGGATCACCCGGGACTCGCTGATCCTGCCGCTGTTCCACACGATGACCGAGGCCCAGCAGGACCGCGTCGTGGCGGCCCTGCGGGAGCAGGCCCGTAGATGA
- a CDS encoding acetyltransferase, with product MNELVIIGAGGFARETAQAVHDAGELKLLGHLDDNPALHGTEVDGVPVLGDCDLVHGLPGARVVICVGNPRDYAARARLVRRLGLPADRYATVVHPTAVVSATSEVGPGSVLLAHCVLTAAVRVGAQVAVMPHVVLTHDDVVDDHVTLTSGVRLGGGVRLERGAYVGSGALVREGTTVGAWSQIGMGSNVLGDVPPGEVWVGSPARRLRAAGAPALDELRRGQGSRHEQWGDH from the coding sequence ATGAACGAACTGGTGATCATCGGCGCGGGCGGCTTCGCCCGGGAGACCGCACAGGCCGTACACGACGCGGGCGAACTCAAGCTGCTCGGACACCTCGACGACAATCCCGCCCTGCACGGCACGGAGGTCGACGGTGTCCCCGTCCTCGGCGACTGCGACCTGGTCCACGGTCTGCCCGGGGCCCGCGTGGTGATCTGTGTGGGCAACCCCCGGGACTACGCGGCCCGCGCCCGGCTGGTGCGCCGGCTCGGCCTGCCCGCGGACCGCTACGCCACCGTGGTCCATCCCACGGCGGTGGTGTCGGCGACCTCCGAGGTCGGCCCCGGCTCGGTCCTGCTCGCGCACTGCGTCCTGACCGCCGCCGTCAGGGTGGGCGCGCAGGTAGCGGTGATGCCGCACGTGGTCCTCACCCATGACGACGTGGTCGACGACCACGTCACGCTCACCTCCGGCGTCCGCCTGGGCGGGGGCGTCCGGCTGGAGCGCGGCGCCTATGTGGGTTCCGGGGCGCTGGTCAGGGAGGGCACGACGGTCGGTGCCTGGTCCCAGATCGGGATGGGGAGCAACGTGCTCGGCGACGTTCCGCCGGGCGAGGTCTGGGTGGGGAGCCCGGCCCGACGACTGCGCGCGGCCGGGGCGCCCGCGCTCGACGAACTGCGACGCGGGCAGGGCTCGCGCCACGAACAGTGGGGGGACCACTGA
- a CDS encoding DUF4082 domain-containing protein: protein MNRWGRRLRGGRLAVAAALIWAVLPQAVSAQAAVSDPCGTGSNAVVCENSKAGSPMSDWYSPNSYGDIKGFTTKESVQAGDTVQFKIQSPVTYRVEIYRLGWYGGDGARLMSTTAQAAVTYPANYTNKPASCTTKASTGLVDCGNWPVTVNWTVPSDAVSGLYIANLAQTDGDGLMPYPFVVRKDSSTSDIVVQTSDQTWQAYNDYGGQDLYGGAGPAPDGRAYEVSYNRPLDIGGDNGIYGSEFMMLAWLERNGYDVSYLSGVDVSTRGDTLLKNHDVYLSSGHDEYWTQSQYNNVLAARKAGVRQGYFSGNEVFWKTRLAPSIDGTSTSNRTLTCYKMTKMVQGNGIADPSGQWTGTWMDPTSTQYGMDYQPPNILTGSMFTVNGYRADAITVPGSYGKNRLWRNTSIANLTSSQTATFPAGTLGYEWDSDIVNSTRPAGAIHLSSTTVDIDDGKYRLDWGNMYGNGTATHNLVEFRDQDSGALVFGAGTVQWSWGLTNLPAYDPDDVVVTEDVRMQQATVNVLADMGVQPKSLQSNLTATTASTDTTGPAITVTAPASGATVPALKPVTVKGTATDSGGGVVARVEVSTDGGTTWNAATGLASWTYSWTPTTPGSASVKVRAVDDSVNIGAVTTIPLTVGPQACPCTIWPATAVPGTLNAGDAGPLELGVKIRTTVAGSITGVRFYKSPANTGTHTGSLWSASGTRLATGTFTNETASGWQQLNFSTPVTVKANTTYVASYFAPNGGYSYDGGYFSNNSAGLAPLTALKSGTDGGNGVYRYSSTSAFPSSASSGSNYWVDVVLDTATASTTPPAVTSTSPTSGATGASITTPVSAVFDHAIDGDTLTFTVKDPNGNTVPGAKTLPASNKATFTPSTELELHTTYTASVQAEDLWGNAMGAPVTWTFTTSSSPPAVTCPCTLWNSATVPARTAVTDDPNSLELGTRFQSSASGWVTGVTFYKGATNTGTHTGSLWSTDGTLLASGTFTSESASGWQTMTFATPVAISADTAYVVSYHAPNGNYAVDGGYFASAHKSYPLTATADISTAHNGLYRYGSDVAFPNGSYGSANYWVGPLFTAENPSASLTSGTTSEETASSLARTADAAHPLVTTLPSSTKVGSVKATVTILPGAKAAVARKLHVKAVLDYDRATHKVSVHLSTPLPDGTRFTITVTAKDKKHHTVKSRDWTLTSKTVRKKH from the coding sequence ATGAACAGATGGGGCAGACGGCTCCGGGGCGGGCGCCTCGCCGTCGCAGCAGCATTGATATGGGCGGTGCTCCCGCAGGCCGTATCCGCCCAGGCGGCGGTGTCCGATCCCTGCGGTACGGGGTCGAACGCTGTCGTGTGCGAGAACTCCAAGGCGGGCAGCCCGATGTCCGACTGGTACTCGCCCAACTCCTACGGTGACATCAAGGGGTTCACCACCAAGGAGAGCGTCCAGGCGGGTGACACCGTCCAGTTCAAGATCCAGTCGCCGGTCACCTACCGCGTGGAGATCTACCGACTGGGCTGGTACGGCGGTGACGGGGCGCGCCTGATGTCGACCACGGCGCAGGCGGCCGTCACCTACCCGGCCAACTACACCAACAAGCCCGCCAGTTGCACCACCAAGGCGAGCACCGGCCTGGTCGACTGCGGCAACTGGCCCGTGACCGTGAACTGGACCGTGCCCAGCGACGCCGTGTCCGGCCTGTACATCGCGAACCTGGCACAGACCGACGGCGACGGCCTGATGCCGTACCCGTTCGTCGTCCGCAAGGACTCCAGCACCTCCGACATCGTCGTGCAGACCAGCGACCAGACCTGGCAGGCGTACAACGACTACGGCGGCCAGGACCTCTACGGAGGCGCCGGACCGGCACCGGACGGCCGTGCCTACGAGGTCAGTTACAACCGGCCGCTGGACATCGGCGGTGACAACGGCATCTACGGCTCCGAGTTCATGATGCTGGCGTGGCTGGAACGCAACGGCTACGACGTCAGCTATCTCTCCGGCGTGGACGTGTCGACCCGTGGTGACACCCTGCTGAAGAACCACGACGTGTATCTGTCCTCGGGCCACGACGAGTACTGGACACAGAGCCAGTACAACAACGTCCTGGCGGCCCGGAAGGCCGGTGTGCGGCAGGGCTACTTCAGCGGCAACGAGGTCTTCTGGAAGACGCGACTCGCCCCGAGCATCGACGGCACCAGCACCTCGAACCGCACCCTGACCTGCTACAAGATGACGAAGATGGTCCAGGGCAACGGCATCGCCGACCCCAGCGGTCAGTGGACCGGCACCTGGATGGACCCGACCAGCACCCAGTACGGCATGGACTACCAGCCGCCGAACATCCTCACCGGCTCCATGTTCACCGTGAACGGCTACCGCGCCGACGCGATCACGGTCCCCGGCTCGTACGGCAAGAACCGGCTGTGGCGCAACACCTCCATCGCGAACCTCACCTCCAGCCAGACCGCCACGTTCCCGGCGGGCACCCTCGGCTACGAGTGGGACAGCGACATCGTCAACAGCACCAGGCCCGCCGGCGCGATCCATCTGTCGTCCACGACGGTGGACATCGACGACGGCAAGTACCGCCTCGACTGGGGCAACATGTACGGCAACGGGACGGCGACGCACAATCTCGTCGAGTTCCGCGACCAGGACTCCGGGGCCCTGGTGTTCGGGGCGGGCACCGTGCAGTGGTCGTGGGGCCTGACCAACCTGCCGGCGTACGACCCCGACGACGTCGTGGTCACCGAGGACGTCCGCATGCAGCAGGCGACCGTGAACGTCCTCGCCGACATGGGCGTCCAGCCGAAGAGCCTGCAGAGCAACCTCACCGCCACCACCGCCTCCACCGACACCACCGGCCCGGCCATCACGGTCACCGCCCCGGCCTCCGGGGCCACCGTCCCGGCGCTGAAGCCGGTCACCGTCAAGGGCACCGCCACCGACTCCGGCGGGGGCGTGGTGGCCCGTGTCGAGGTGTCCACGGACGGCGGAACCACCTGGAACGCCGCCACCGGCCTCGCGTCCTGGACCTACAGCTGGACGCCGACGACACCGGGCAGCGCGTCCGTCAAGGTCCGCGCGGTGGACGACAGCGTCAACATCGGCGCCGTCACCACCATCCCGCTGACCGTCGGCCCCCAGGCCTGCCCCTGCACCATCTGGCCGGCCACGGCCGTCCCCGGCACCCTCAACGCGGGTGACGCCGGTCCGCTCGAACTCGGCGTCAAGATCCGTACCACGGTGGCCGGTTCGATCACCGGTGTCCGCTTCTACAAGTCGCCCGCCAACACCGGCACCCACACCGGCAGCCTGTGGAGCGCCTCCGGCACCCGCCTGGCCACCGGCACCTTCACCAACGAGACGGCCTCCGGCTGGCAGCAGCTGAACTTCTCCACCCCGGTGACCGTCAAGGCCAACACCACCTACGTCGCCTCGTACTTCGCCCCCAACGGCGGCTACTCCTACGACGGCGGCTACTTCTCGAACAACTCCGCGGGGCTCGCCCCGCTCACGGCCCTGAAGTCCGGCACCGACGGCGGTAACGGCGTCTACCGCTACAGCTCCACCAGCGCCTTCCCGTCCTCGGCGTCCTCGGGCAGCAACTACTGGGTGGACGTGGTGCTGGACACCGCGACGGCCAGTACGACCCCGCCCGCCGTCACCTCGACGTCCCCGACCTCGGGAGCCACCGGCGCGTCGATCACCACACCGGTGTCGGCCGTCTTCGACCACGCCATCGACGGCGACACGCTCACGTTCACGGTGAAGGACCCGAACGGCAACACCGTGCCGGGCGCCAAGACGCTGCCCGCGTCGAACAAGGCGACCTTCACCCCGTCGACGGAGCTGGAGCTGCACACCACGTACACCGCCTCCGTCCAGGCGGAGGACCTGTGGGGCAACGCCATGGGGGCCCCGGTGACATGGACGTTCACCACCAGCTCCTCCCCGCCCGCGGTCACCTGCCCCTGCACGCTGTGGAACTCCGCCACGGTGCCGGCCAGGACCGCCGTCACCGACGACCCCAACTCCCTCGAACTGGGCACCCGTTTCCAGTCCTCGGCGAGCGGCTGGGTCACCGGCGTCACCTTCTACAAGGGCGCGACCAACACCGGCACCCACACGGGCAGCCTCTGGTCCACCGACGGCACGCTCCTCGCCTCCGGGACCTTCACCAGCGAGTCCGCCTCCGGCTGGCAGACGATGACCTTCGCCACCCCGGTGGCGATCAGCGCGGACACCGCGTACGTCGTCTCCTACCACGCACCGAACGGCAACTACGCGGTGGACGGCGGCTACTTCGCGTCGGCCCACAAGTCGTATCCGCTGACCGCCACCGCCGACATCAGCACGGCCCACAACGGGCTCTACCGGTACGGCAGTGACGTGGCCTTCCCCAACGGTTCCTACGGATCCGCGAACTACTGGGTCGGGCCGCTCTTCACCGCCGAGAACCCGTCCGCGTCACTGACGTCGGGCACCACGTCGGAGGAGACCGCCTCCTCGCTGGCGCGCACGGCCGACGCGGCGCACCCGCTCGTCACGACGCTGCCCAGCTCGACGAAGGTCGGGTCGGTGAAGGCGACGGTGACCATCCTGCCGGGCGCCAAGGCCGCGGTCGCCCGCAAGCTCCACGTCAAGGCCGTCCTCGACTACGACCGGGCCACCCACAAGGTGTCCGTCCATCTGTCCACCCCGCTGCCGGACGGCACGCGGTTCACGATCACCGTCACCGCCAAGGACAAGAAGCACCACACGGTGAAGTCCCGTGACTGGACCCTGACCAGCAAGACCGTCCGCAAGAAGCACTAG
- a CDS encoding exopolysaccharide biosynthesis polyprenyl glycosylphosphotransferase, with product MTIEVTHEQLDVERRTPQGRRRPWEKKYRIVLLVADGLAAVVAALVIHAVYGRWAVALVLPPVWLAAMAAHRSYDRRALGLGTEEYRRVLRGAVALPALAAVAHWTFTRDPGLFHDMTMAAVPAAALALLVRYTLRRRLHRRWARERGGSATLLVGPSRGIVELVAVLRRGGVQELQAAGVCLSDPQNAAEIRRLGLPVLGGVDTMDDVIRALGIGTVVVLPAPEYDASVLRRISWTAAVQGVDFLLAPVLADVSAARLTVRPTNGVPLMRIQAPKLSRVSRLPKELLDRALAALLLLLLALPMLAIALIVRLDSSGPALFRQQRVGRFGDHFTMFKFRTMRPDSEALRAELEHLNQNSDGLLFKVKEDPRITRVGSFLRRTSLDELPQLLNVIGGHMSLVGPRPSLPEEVEEYPSEVKRRLLVKPGLTGLWQVSGRSDLPWDEAVRLDLGYVDNWSMGLDLSILARTGSAVVRGTGAY from the coding sequence ATGACCATTGAGGTCACGCATGAGCAACTGGATGTGGAACGCAGGACTCCACAAGGCCGCCGAAGACCTTGGGAAAAGAAGTACCGGATAGTTCTGCTGGTCGCCGACGGCCTCGCGGCCGTCGTCGCGGCCCTGGTGATCCACGCGGTGTACGGCCGCTGGGCGGTGGCCCTGGTGCTGCCCCCGGTATGGCTCGCGGCCATGGCGGCCCACCGGTCCTACGACCGCAGGGCCCTGGGACTGGGGACCGAGGAGTACCGCCGCGTGCTCCGGGGCGCAGTCGCACTGCCGGCGCTGGCCGCCGTCGCGCACTGGACGTTCACGCGCGACCCGGGCCTCTTCCATGACATGACCATGGCCGCAGTGCCGGCCGCCGCCCTCGCCCTGCTGGTCCGGTACACGCTGCGCCGCCGGCTGCACCGGCGATGGGCCCGGGAGCGGGGCGGGAGCGCGACGCTCCTCGTCGGTCCGTCGCGCGGCATCGTGGAACTGGTCGCCGTGCTGCGGCGCGGCGGGGTCCAGGAACTCCAGGCCGCCGGCGTGTGTCTGAGCGACCCGCAGAACGCGGCGGAGATCCGCAGACTGGGGCTCCCGGTCCTCGGCGGCGTCGACACCATGGACGACGTCATCCGGGCCCTGGGCATCGGCACCGTCGTGGTGCTGCCCGCGCCCGAGTACGACGCCTCCGTCCTGCGCCGCATCTCCTGGACGGCCGCCGTGCAGGGCGTCGACTTCCTGCTGGCCCCCGTACTGGCCGACGTCTCCGCCGCCCGGCTGACCGTACGGCCCACCAACGGGGTGCCCCTGATGCGGATCCAGGCGCCGAAACTCTCCCGCGTCTCCCGGCTGCCCAAGGAACTCCTGGACCGCGCGCTCGCGGCGCTGCTCCTGCTCCTCCTCGCCCTGCCCATGCTGGCGATCGCCCTGATCGTCCGGCTGGACAGCTCCGGCCCCGCACTCTTCCGACAACAGCGGGTGGGCCGGTTCGGCGACCACTTCACCATGTTCAAGTTCCGCACGATGCGGCCCGACTCGGAGGCCCTGCGGGCCGAGTTGGAACACCTCAACCAGAACAGCGACGGCCTGCTGTTCAAGGTGAAGGAGGACCCGCGGATCACCCGGGTCGGTTCCTTCCTGCGCCGCACCTCGCTCGACGAACTGCCGCAGCTGCTCAATGTGATCGGCGGCCACATGTCGCTGGTCGGCCCCCGCCCGTCCCTGCCCGAGGAGGTGGAGGAGTACCCGTCGGAGGTCAAGCGGCGGCTGCTCGTGAAACCCGGCCTCACCGGGCTGTGGCAGGTCAGCGGCCGCTCCGACCTGCCCTGGGACGAGGCGGTCCGGCTCGATCTCGGATACGTGGACAACTGGTCGATGGGCCTGGACCTGTCGATCCTGGCGCGCACCGGCTCCGCGGTGGTGCGCGGAACGGGGGCCTACTGA